One window of Gloeothece citriformis PCC 7424 genomic DNA carries:
- the trpS gene encoding tryptophan--tRNA ligase, with the protein MGKQRILSGVQPTGNLHLGNYLGAIRNWVDIQREYDNFFCVVDLHAITVPHNPQTLANDTYTIAALYLACGIDLRYSTIFVQSHVTAHSELAWLLNCITPLNWLERMIQFKEKAVKQGENVSVGLLDYPVLMAADILLYDADKVPVGEDQKQHLELTRDIAVRINDQFGTPEKPILKIPDPLIRKEGARVMSLTDGTRKMSKSDPSDLSRINLLDPPELIEKKIKRCKTDPIRGLTFDDPERPECNNLLNLYTILSGKTKEEVAQMCGDMGWGQFKPLLTSAVIESLSQIQTKYQEIMNDKGYLDSVLREGRYKASQVANATLTRVKESFGYLLPF; encoded by the coding sequence ATGGGTAAACAACGAATTTTATCGGGGGTACAACCCACAGGGAACTTACATTTAGGAAATTATTTAGGGGCGATTCGCAACTGGGTCGATATTCAGCGCGAATATGATAACTTTTTTTGTGTGGTGGATTTACACGCCATTACTGTCCCCCACAATCCTCAAACCTTAGCTAATGATACTTATACTATTGCTGCCCTCTATTTAGCCTGTGGCATCGATCTACGTTATTCTACAATTTTTGTTCAATCCCATGTAACAGCCCATAGTGAACTGGCTTGGTTACTCAATTGTATCACCCCCCTCAATTGGTTGGAGCGGATGATTCAATTTAAAGAAAAAGCAGTCAAACAGGGGGAAAATGTCAGCGTTGGATTGTTAGATTATCCGGTGTTAATGGCGGCGGATATATTATTATATGATGCAGATAAAGTTCCCGTCGGAGAAGATCAAAAACAACATTTAGAATTAACTCGTGATATTGCGGTACGAATTAACGATCAATTTGGGACTCCTGAAAAGCCAATTTTAAAAATTCCTGACCCTTTAATCCGAAAAGAAGGGGCAAGAGTGATGAGTTTAACCGATGGAACTCGCAAAATGTCTAAGTCTGATCCCTCTGATTTAAGTCGGATTAATTTACTCGATCCGCCAGAGTTAATTGAGAAAAAAATTAAACGGTGTAAAACCGATCCGATTCGCGGGTTAACATTTGATGATCCAGAACGGCCAGAATGTAATAATTTGCTCAATTTATATACCATACTTTCTGGTAAGACAAAAGAAGAAGTGGCCCAGATGTGTGGGGATATGGGTTGGGGACAGTTTAAACCCTTGCTCACGAGTGCGGTGATTGAGTCTTTGAGCCAAATTCAGACTAAGTATCAGGAAATTATGAATGATAAGGGTTACTTAGATTCGGTTTTGCGCGAAGGCCGTTATAAAGCGAGTCAAGTGGCCAATGCTACCCTAACACGAGTTAAAGAATCTTTTGGGTATTTACTCCCTTTTTAA
- a CDS encoding substrate-binding domain-containing protein, with product MKQDRELRNNIKQIRTRLGLSQQDLAQVAGVSRQAISGVESGQYAPSATVALRLAKALGCRVEDLFWLDNDETMIEAFPTSTVPIAQPFRLTLAQVGSKLIAYPLIKDDAFRTEIIAADGEGWRDTEDSTIKVKLWREPEVLNHTVVIAGCTPVLSLWANVAQRWYPDLRVYWSFANSMDALHRLARGEVHIAGVHLYDPASNSYNESFAKKVLSNHSAVLINLGIWEEGLLVQPGNPKQIKTITQLADSHLKIINRESGSGSRQLLEHLLQEAQISPTQVQGFDQIVNSHVAVAQAIASGAVDAGVSTRALATAFELEFIPLQKTRYDLVTFEEYLQHPPVQQMLNILGHHRLHSQLVALGGYDTSQTGEIVARID from the coding sequence ATGAAGCAGGATAGGGAGTTACGCAACAATATTAAACAAATTCGCACTCGTTTAGGCTTAAGTCAGCAGGATTTGGCACAAGTGGCCGGAGTTTCTCGTCAAGCCATTAGCGGTGTAGAATCTGGACAGTATGCTCCTTCTGCAACGGTTGCTCTCCGGTTAGCGAAGGCGTTGGGTTGTCGGGTAGAAGATTTATTTTGGTTAGACAATGACGAGACAATGATAGAAGCCTTTCCTACTTCCACCGTTCCGATCGCTCAACCCTTTAGATTAACTTTAGCTCAAGTAGGCAGTAAATTGATCGCCTATCCCTTAATCAAAGATGATGCCTTTCGCACAGAAATTATTGCCGCCGATGGGGAGGGATGGAGAGATACAGAAGACTCTACGATTAAAGTTAAACTTTGGAGGGAGCCAGAAGTCCTTAATCATACGGTGGTGATTGCGGGTTGTACTCCAGTATTATCATTATGGGCAAATGTCGCCCAACGGTGGTATCCTGACCTGCGGGTTTATTGGAGTTTTGCCAATAGTATGGACGCACTCCATCGTTTAGCGCGAGGAGAGGTACATATTGCCGGGGTGCATTTATATGATCCAGCCAGCAACTCTTATAATGAGAGCTTTGCTAAAAAAGTCTTGAGCAATCATTCAGCCGTACTCATTAACCTGGGAATTTGGGAAGAAGGGTTATTAGTACAGCCGGGAAATCCTAAACAAATCAAAACCATTACTCAATTAGCCGATTCTCATCTTAAAATCATTAATCGTGAATCCGGATCGGGTAGTCGTCAACTTTTAGAACATTTACTCCAAGAAGCCCAAATTTCTCCGACACAAGTACAAGGATTTGACCAAATTGTCAATAGTCATGTGGCGGTTGCACAAGCGATCGCATCTGGGGCGGTAGATGCCGGAGTCAGCACGAGGGCGTTAGCGACTGCTTTTGAGCTAGAATTTATTCCTTTACAAAAGACACGCTATGATTTAGTCACTTTTGAGGAATATTTACAACATCCACCGGTTCAACAAATGCTCAATATTTTAGGACATCATCGGCTACATTCTCAATTAGTCGCCCTTGGGGGTTATGATACCTCTCAGACTGGGGAAATTGTGGCTAGGATTGACTGA
- a CDS encoding methylenetetrahydrofolate reductase, producing MFNNFRRAIQAKEFLITAEVTPPKGSNPARMLEMAKCLKGRVHAVNVTDGSRAVLRMSSLAASAILLHHEIEPICQMACRDRNAIALQGDLMGAYALGIRNILALTGDPVKAGDHKKAKAVFELESVRLLKVIDKLNQGFDFNDQPLPDDPLDLFAGAAVDPQLKSTSGLKKRFEHKIEAGAKFFQSQLITDFDLLDKFMHQVAAGYDKPVLAGIFLLKSAKNAAFINRNVPGVHIPDEIIKRLAEAKDPLFEGVKIAAEQVKMAQKLCQGVHLMAIKREDLIPQILDLAGIAPID from the coding sequence ATGTTTAATAACTTTCGCCGGGCTATCCAAGCTAAAGAATTTTTAATTACGGCTGAAGTCACTCCTCCTAAAGGAAGTAACCCAGCTCGAATGTTAGAGATGGCAAAATGTCTTAAAGGACGAGTTCATGCTGTTAATGTGACGGATGGAAGTCGTGCCGTTTTGCGGATGTCATCTCTCGCTGCCTCTGCAATTTTACTACACCATGAAATTGAACCGATCTGTCAGATGGCTTGCCGGGATCGCAATGCGATCGCCTTACAAGGAGATTTAATGGGGGCTTATGCTTTGGGAATTCGCAATATTTTAGCCTTAACCGGCGATCCTGTCAAAGCAGGAGATCACAAAAAAGCGAAGGCCGTTTTTGAATTAGAATCGGTTCGTTTACTCAAAGTCATTGATAAACTGAATCAGGGTTTTGATTTTAACGATCAACCCCTTCCCGATGACCCCTTAGACTTGTTTGCGGGGGCGGCAGTTGATCCCCAATTAAAGAGTACCTCTGGATTAAAAAAGAGATTTGAACATAAAATAGAAGCCGGTGCGAAATTTTTTCAAAGTCAACTGATTACCGATTTTGATTTATTAGATAAATTTATGCACCAAGTCGCCGCCGGATATGATAAGCCCGTTTTGGCGGGAATTTTTCTGCTTAAATCAGCTAAAAATGCAGCCTTTATTAATCGGAATGTTCCGGGAGTTCATATTCCTGATGAGATTATTAAACGGCTTGCTGAGGCCAAAGATCCTCTTTTTGAAGGGGTTAAAATTGCAGCAGAACAAGTTAAAATGGCGCAAAAACTTTGTCAAGGCGTTCATTTAATGGCCATTAAACGAGAAGATTTAATTCCTCAAATTCTTGATTTAGCCGGTATTGCCCCCATTGATTAA
- a CDS encoding response regulator translates to MNHVVLSPMGIQKPMGREIESMPAKKILVIDDDVAVCEVIKSSLEDLAGWDVITVHSPLQGLNQAITEQLDALILDVMMPQMDGLTLLHHLKANSHHSLIPVVLLTAKMNLPNLVTLGEFGVVGAIAKPFNALLLPDQITAFLQWT, encoded by the coding sequence ATGAACCATGTTGTATTATCTCCTATGGGAATCCAAAAGCCGATGGGGAGAGAAATAGAATCTATGCCGGCTAAAAAAATTTTAGTGATCGATGATGATGTTGCTGTGTGCGAAGTGATCAAAAGTTCTCTAGAAGATTTGGCCGGATGGGATGTGATAACCGTTCATTCTCCTCTACAAGGATTAAATCAAGCGATTACAGAACAACTCGATGCACTCATTTTAGACGTAATGATGCCCCAAATGGATGGGCTAACCTTGTTACACCACCTAAAAGCTAATTCTCATCATTCATTAATTCCTGTTGTTTTATTGACGGCTAAAATGAATTTGCCTAATTTAGTCACTTTAGGTGAGTTTGGTGTTGTTGGTGCGATCGCTAAACCCTTTAATGCCCTTTTGCTACCCGATCAAATTACCGCTTTTTTACAATGGACTTAA